The following coding sequences are from one Methanohalophilus halophilus window:
- the cutA gene encoding divalent-cation tolerance protein CutA: MKFIIVYITASGTVEAHNIASELVSRGLVACVNMYPIRSVFMWKGEVNEDDEVVLFAKTTKNNFEPVRELVRSIHSYELPAIVSWDIEGDSEFLEWIRTSVSH, encoded by the coding sequence ATGAAATTTATTATTGTTTATATCACAGCTTCAGGTACAGTTGAGGCACACAATATAGCATCCGAGTTGGTTTCCCGGGGTCTTGTAGCCTGTGTGAATATGTATCCTATCAGGTCAGTTTTTATGTGGAAGGGAGAAGTAAACGAGGATGATGAAGTCGTTCTTTTTGCCAAAACTACCAAGAACAATTTTGAACCTGTGCGGGAACTTGTGCGCAGCATACACAGTTATGAGTTACCTGCAATTGTTTCATGGGATATTGAAGGCGATTCTGAATTTTTGGAATGGATCAGGACATCGGTATCTCATTAA
- the trkA gene encoding Trk system potassium transporter TrkA: protein MKIIVIGAGEVGYHIAKSLYLENDLVIIDEDEDACLRVDEFDVQVIRGNGANAAILEKVLIGADLLVAVTGDDEVNIVSCMAAKLIKQSNKNFKTMARVSNPDYIDRPVAKRTQVGIDVMVCPELALASEVADILSIPSAIDSESFADGKVKMMEFVVKDNSNIAGKHLRDIDLLDCCIVSALFRGSQLIIPHGEDIIQAGDHIVIIGKADAMKDISSFFGEINKSRSRVMIIGGGVVGFYLAKLLENTRLNVKIIERGRQRSEMVADNLQKALVLRGDGSDLNLLKEEGVGEMDVVISVTDSDEKNLLCSLMAKQLGAKKVIVRADHFDYVPLFEMVGVDRAVSPREATVNEVLKLTMGTGIEALTTIEGEKAEIIEYTVSRKSRVTGKLLKDVNFPDDSLVSMVVHGGVTIIPRGNYRIREGDHLLVFSLPTAHQAVEKLFK from the coding sequence ATGAAAATCATTGTCATAGGTGCAGGTGAAGTTGGTTATCATATAGCTAAATCACTGTACCTGGAAAATGATCTTGTTATCATTGATGAAGACGAAGATGCTTGCCTGAGGGTCGATGAATTCGATGTTCAGGTCATCCGGGGCAACGGAGCAAATGCTGCAATTCTTGAAAAAGTTTTGATCGGTGCAGATCTTCTTGTGGCTGTAACCGGTGATGACGAAGTAAACATAGTTTCATGTATGGCTGCTAAATTGATAAAACAGTCCAATAAGAACTTCAAGACCATGGCAAGGGTCAGTAATCCTGATTATATAGATAGGCCGGTAGCCAAACGTACACAGGTTGGTATTGATGTAATGGTGTGTCCTGAACTTGCTCTTGCATCTGAAGTTGCTGACATCTTATCAATTCCTTCTGCTATTGATTCTGAATCCTTTGCAGATGGAAAAGTAAAAATGATGGAGTTTGTTGTTAAGGACAATAGCAATATTGCAGGCAAACATCTTCGGGACATAGATTTGCTCGATTGCTGTATCGTAAGCGCTCTTTTCAGGGGTTCGCAACTTATCATTCCTCATGGTGAAGATATAATTCAGGCTGGCGACCACATCGTAATTATTGGTAAAGCAGATGCAATGAAAGATATTTCTTCCTTTTTTGGTGAGATCAATAAGTCACGCAGCCGCGTGATGATAATTGGCGGGGGCGTAGTCGGATTTTATCTGGCAAAGCTGCTTGAAAATACCCGTCTGAACGTAAAGATTATTGAAAGAGGTCGCCAGAGATCTGAAATGGTAGCCGATAATCTTCAAAAGGCACTTGTTTTGCGCGGGGACGGTTCCGATCTGAATCTTCTAAAGGAAGAAGGTGTCGGTGAGATGGATGTAGTAATCTCTGTTACGGACAGTGATGAAAAGAATTTATTGTGTTCGCTGATGGCCAAACAGCTGGGGGCAAAGAAGGTAATTGTCAGAGCTGATCACTTTGATTATGTACCACTTTTCGAAATGGTAGGTGTGGACCGTGCTGTAAGTCCAAGGGAAGCCACGGTTAATGAAGTACTCAAACTTACTATGGGAACGGGAATCGAAGCCCTGACGACCATTGAAGGCGAAAAGGCAGAAATAATCGAATACACCGTATCTCGCAAATCAAGAGTGACAGGAAAACTTCTAAAAGATGTGAATTTCCCGGATGATTCCCTCGTAAGTATGGTAGTACACGGAGGAGTAACTATTATCCCCCGGGGTAACTACAGGATAAGGGAGGGAGATCATTTGCTTGTATTTTCCCTGCCCACGGCACATCAGGCCGTAGAAAAACTGTTCAAGTAA
- the dnaK gene encoding molecular chaperone DnaK has product MGKILGIDLGTTNSCMAVIEGGEPTVLPNAEGSRTTPSVVGFSKKGEKLVGQVAKRQMVANPNNTVSSIKRHIGEGDYQVTLNGKEYTPQEISAMILRKLKEDAESYLGETITDTVITVPAYFNDSQRQATKDAGKIAGLEVKRIINEPTAASLAYGLDKETGDHKILVYDLGGGTFDVSILELGDGVFEVLSTSGDTHLGGDDFDDRIVNHIISEFKKEEGIDLSGDKAAMQRFKDAAEKAKIELSGVGTTNINLPFITADSNGQPKHVDIDITRAQFEKMTEDLIDKTLQSMKKALSDANLKTSDIEKVLLIGGSTRMPAVVRTVKEYIGKDPYKNINPDEAVAVGAAIQAGVMGGEVEDVLLLDVTPLTLGIETMGGVATPLIERNTTIPTRKSQVFSTAADNQSSVEIHVLQGERGVASANKTLGRFILDGIPPAPRGMPQIEVTFDIDANGILNVSAKDKGTGKEQSITIEKPGGLSDEEIDQMVKDAEAHAEEDKAKKEEVEARNNAETLVSSAEKALKEAGDIASDEQKSKVESAISDLNTALEGSDIEAIKSKTEALQEAMYEISALLYQKAQEEAEASGQAAGGEGASTSDAEGGSDEDVVDADFEEVDNDK; this is encoded by the coding sequence ATGGGTAAAATACTTGGAATTGATCTGGGAACTACAAATTCCTGCATGGCAGTGATTGAAGGCGGCGAACCAACTGTATTACCGAATGCAGAAGGCAGCAGGACGACTCCCTCTGTAGTGGGATTCTCAAAGAAGGGAGAAAAACTTGTGGGTCAGGTAGCCAAAAGACAGATGGTAGCAAATCCGAATAATACGGTAAGCTCAATCAAACGTCATATTGGAGAAGGGGACTATCAGGTAACTCTCAACGGCAAGGAATATACGCCACAGGAAATTTCTGCAATGATACTGCGCAAACTCAAGGAAGATGCAGAAAGTTACCTTGGTGAAACAATTACTGATACTGTAATCACAGTTCCTGCTTATTTCAACGACTCCCAGAGACAGGCTACAAAGGATGCCGGTAAGATCGCAGGGCTTGAAGTTAAGAGGATTATAAATGAGCCCACAGCAGCTTCTCTGGCATATGGACTGGATAAGGAAACCGGTGACCACAAGATTCTTGTTTACGATCTTGGAGGCGGTACTTTTGATGTGTCCATCCTTGAATTGGGAGATGGGGTTTTTGAAGTACTTTCCACAAGTGGTGATACCCATCTTGGAGGAGATGACTTCGATGACAGGATTGTCAACCACATCATAAGCGAATTCAAAAAGGAAGAAGGTATCGATTTATCCGGTGACAAGGCAGCAATGCAGAGATTCAAGGATGCTGCGGAGAAGGCCAAGATTGAACTATCCGGTGTCGGTACCACAAATATCAACCTTCCTTTCATTACAGCTGATTCAAATGGCCAGCCAAAACATGTCGACATAGATATTACGAGGGCACAGTTCGAAAAGATGACAGAGGACCTTATTGACAAGACCCTGCAATCCATGAAAAAAGCTCTCAGCGACGCAAACCTTAAAACTTCAGATATCGAAAAGGTGCTACTTATCGGTGGTTCTACCAGGATGCCTGCAGTCGTCAGGACTGTGAAGGAATACATCGGTAAGGATCCGTACAAGAATATCAATCCTGATGAAGCGGTTGCTGTAGGTGCTGCCATACAGGCCGGTGTAATGGGAGGAGAAGTTGAAGATGTATTGCTGCTGGATGTCACTCCTCTGACCCTTGGTATCGAAACAATGGGTGGTGTCGCAACACCCTTGATTGAGAGAAATACCACAATTCCTACACGTAAGAGTCAGGTATTCTCGACAGCTGCAGATAACCAGAGTTCTGTGGAAATTCACGTATTGCAGGGTGAAAGAGGCGTTGCTTCTGCCAATAAGACCCTCGGACGTTTTATCCTTGACGGCATACCACCTGCACCGCGAGGAATGCCACAGATTGAAGTAACCTTCGATATAGATGCCAATGGTATCCTCAATGTTTCTGCAAAAGATAAGGGAACCGGCAAAGAGCAGTCTATAACTATCGAGAAGCCAGGGGGTCTTTCTGATGAGGAGATCGACCAGATGGTCAAGGATGCAGAGGCACATGCTGAAGAGGATAAGGCAAAGAAAGAAGAGGTTGAGGCAAGGAATAATGCGGAAACCCTGGTAAGTTCTGCTGAGAAGGCTCTCAAGGAGGCAGGAGACATTGCTTCGGACGAGCAGAAATCCAAGGTAGAATCTGCGATTTCAGATCTTAACACTGCTCTTGAAGGCAGTGACATTGAAGCAATCAAGAGTAAAACCGAGGCTCTGCAGGAAGCAATGTATGAAATCTCTGCCCTTCTTTACCAGAAGGCACAGGAAGAGGCTGAGGCATCCGGACAAGCAGCAGGCGGAGAAGGTGCTTCTACATCTGATGCTGAAGGTGGATCAGATGAAGATGTTGTCGATGCTGACTTTGAAGAAGTAGACAACGACAAATAA
- a CDS encoding NAD(P)/FAD-dependent oxidoreductase, producing the protein MKKIYDLIVVGGGPGGAIAAKNAAELGLDVLLIEKRQEIGDPVRCAEGVSKICLSDHIEPDPRWICADLTGSRIYSPDGTMVEMSEEMSGGEVGYVLERKVFDRALVDQCARAGAEVRVKTRATGLIMENGVVCGIYAMHLGEEYEIRSKIVIGADGMESKVGRWAGIDTSLKPTDMETCVQYLVTNIDIDPQFCDFYLGNEIAPAGYLWVFPKGENMANIGVGILGSKSGDHRAIDYLNKFMKDIYPDGRVIEMVYGGVPVSGPIEKTVSDGLILVGDAARQSDPITGGGIINAMEAGKIAAEVAADAIKRGDYTTDTLNEYETLWRSTIGKEIEYSLVVKETFVKFTDKDLNHLAQSLSNVNFYSLSLRDLLYALFKANKKLLWDLRGLFKDVVNNNFEFKYKKNQFD; encoded by the coding sequence ATGAAAAAAATTTATGACTTAATAGTCGTAGGTGGTGGACCCGGGGGAGCAATCGCCGCAAAAAATGCTGCAGAACTCGGACTTGATGTACTCCTTATCGAAAAAAGACAGGAAATAGGAGACCCTGTGCGCTGTGCAGAGGGAGTTTCTAAAATCTGCCTCAGTGACCACATTGAACCTGATCCACGATGGATATGCGCAGATCTTACAGGCTCCCGCATATATTCCCCGGACGGCACAATGGTTGAAATGAGTGAAGAAATGTCCGGAGGGGAAGTAGGTTATGTCCTTGAGAGAAAAGTTTTCGACCGTGCCCTTGTGGACCAATGTGCCAGGGCAGGTGCAGAAGTTAGAGTCAAGACCCGGGCAACCGGGCTTATAATGGAAAATGGTGTTGTATGCGGAATTTATGCAATGCACCTGGGCGAGGAGTACGAAATACGCTCAAAGATCGTGATAGGCGCTGACGGTATGGAATCAAAGGTAGGCAGATGGGCAGGAATTGACACCTCCCTGAAACCAACTGATATGGAAACCTGCGTACAGTATCTTGTTACTAATATTGATATTGATCCACAATTCTGTGATTTTTATCTCGGAAACGAAATTGCACCAGCAGGCTACCTCTGGGTATTCCCGAAGGGTGAAAATATGGCAAACATAGGTGTTGGCATCCTGGGAAGTAAATCAGGTGACCACCGAGCCATTGACTATCTTAACAAATTTATGAAAGATATTTACCCCGATGGGAGGGTCATCGAAATGGTCTACGGAGGAGTTCCCGTTAGTGGCCCCATCGAGAAAACAGTTAGTGATGGCTTAATCCTTGTGGGTGATGCTGCACGCCAGTCTGATCCAATTACAGGAGGAGGTATTATCAATGCAATGGAAGCTGGAAAAATTGCTGCAGAAGTCGCTGCCGATGCCATCAAAAGAGGGGATTACACCACAGATACCCTGAACGAATATGAAACTCTCTGGAGATCCACCATCGGAAAGGAAATCGAATATAGCCTGGTAGTAAAAGAGACATTTGTCAAATTTACAGACAAGGACCTCAATCACCTTGCACAATCCCTGTCCAATGTTAATTTTTATAGCCTCAGTCTCAGGGACTTGCTTTATGCCCTATTCAAAGCAAATAAGAAATTATTATGGGACCTGCGAGGACTTTTCAAAGATGTTGTTAACAACAACTTTGAGTTCAAATATAAAAAGAATCAGTTTGACTGA
- a CDS encoding Maf family nucleotide pyrophosphatase: MRRIILASSSPRRRELLKQLIGDNFEIIPSVYNEIMIEGLDSASQALQHALGKGRDVAAKYPDSVIIAADTVVLCDGKLLGKPACKEDAMSMLEMINRRAVAVLTGIVVIDSGKGIENTDIVSTQVRMANISRKEITAYLKTGEPMGKAGAFAIQGFGAVLVEKVEGDFFNVVGLPLFRLSQMLKNIGVDVFELMQADS; this comes from the coding sequence ATGCGCAGGATAATTCTGGCTTCTTCCTCTCCCCGGCGAAGGGAATTGCTTAAGCAGCTTATTGGAGATAACTTTGAGATAATCCCCTCTGTTTACAATGAGATCATGATTGAGGGGTTGGACTCTGCATCCCAGGCCCTTCAGCACGCTCTGGGAAAAGGCCGTGATGTTGCGGCAAAATATCCGGATTCTGTGATAATCGCAGCTGACACGGTTGTATTATGTGATGGCAAACTTCTCGGCAAACCTGCATGTAAAGAAGATGCCATGTCGATGCTGGAGATGATAAATAGGAGGGCTGTGGCAGTTTTAACCGGAATTGTAGTTATTGATTCGGGAAAAGGGATTGAGAATACTGACATAGTTTCCACTCAGGTTAGGATGGCGAATATCTCCCGGAAAGAAATTACAGCTTATTTGAAAACCGGTGAACCCATGGGCAAAGCAGGGGCCTTTGCAATACAGGGATTTGGTGCTGTGCTTGTGGAGAAAGTGGAAGGGGATTTCTTTAATGTGGTTGGTCTTCCCCTTTTCAGGCTTTCTCAGATGCTTAAAAATATTGGTGTAGATGTATTTGAACTCATGCAGGCCGATTCCTGA
- the cofC gene encoding 2-phospho-L-lactate guanylyltransferase: protein MRAVIPYKKENAKSRLSTVMTKEQREIFVEKMLLDVVATLRKGGIRNIDIITTNACDVKKEVKANIIEDDTDLNDCLNKYLSQKEEPILIIMADLPLVKFSHIKDIVSSKPDVTIVPGKGGGTNILFIRKPENFRVKYYGSSFENHCMIAAQQNLSIGVYDSFLASTDIDEPQDITELLLHGQGIAKDYAEKRFGKKEGKGRVKISPFNEIPMS from the coding sequence ATGAGAGCAGTAATACCCTACAAAAAAGAAAATGCCAAATCCAGGCTTTCAACTGTTATGACAAAGGAGCAGAGGGAGATCTTTGTCGAAAAAATGCTTCTGGATGTTGTTGCAACCTTAAGAAAAGGCGGAATCCGGAATATAGATATAATCACCACCAACGCCTGTGACGTGAAAAAGGAAGTAAAAGCAAATATAATTGAGGATGACACAGACCTCAACGATTGCTTGAATAAATATCTCTCTCAAAAGGAAGAGCCGATACTGATAATTATGGCGGACCTGCCCCTTGTGAAGTTCAGTCATATAAAAGATATAGTATCCAGTAAACCGGATGTGACAATCGTCCCGGGTAAGGGAGGCGGCACAAATATATTGTTCATCCGCAAACCTGAGAATTTCAGGGTCAAATACTATGGTTCAAGTTTTGAGAATCATTGTATGATTGCCGCACAACAAAATCTCTCAATTGGAGTATATGATTCATTCCTTGCAAGTACGGATATTGATGAACCACAAGATATCACAGAACTCCTATTACACGGACAGGGGATTGCAAAGGATTATGCCGAAAAAAGATTCGGAAAAAAAGAAGGTAAAGGAAGGGTGAAAATAAGCCCCTTTAATGAGATACCGATGTCCTGA
- the dnaJ gene encoding molecular chaperone DnaJ: protein MSTKRDYYEILGVSKDASASEIKKAYRKLAMKHHPDKNKEPDAEEKFKEISEAYAVLSDEGKRAQYDRFGHAGIDNQYSEEDIFRSADFGGFEDILEHIFGGGFGGFGGGFGGFGGAGRTQRAPRRGSDLRYDMDITLKQAAFGDKVNIDVPRSHNCDTCGGTGAKPGTEPVNCSNCGGSGQVTHARRTPLGNFMTATTCDKCHGKGQIIESPCETCNGTGKVRKTKTIEVTIPKGVETGLRLKMAGEGEAGSPGAPPGDLYIVLHVKPHERFERMGDDIVCEIPISFAQAALGDSIQVPTLYGDVKMNIKPGTQTHSVLRLKGKGMPHLHGHGQGDQLVKVIVKTPTKLNEEQKKLLKEFDSLGGGSAGSGKGGVFDKFKNAFESVISPDDSPGDSPA from the coding sequence ATGTCTACCAAGCGAGATTATTACGAAATACTGGGTGTTTCCAAGGATGCATCAGCTAGCGAGATCAAAAAAGCTTATCGCAAGCTTGCAATGAAACATCATCCGGACAAGAATAAGGAGCCTGATGCTGAGGAAAAGTTCAAGGAGATATCCGAGGCCTATGCTGTCCTTTCCGATGAGGGGAAGAGAGCTCAATATGATCGCTTTGGACACGCAGGAATCGATAACCAGTATTCTGAGGAAGATATCTTCCGTTCAGCTGATTTCGGTGGTTTTGAAGACATCCTGGAACATATTTTTGGTGGAGGCTTCGGTGGTTTTGGCGGAGGCTTTGGAGGCTTTGGTGGCGCAGGCCGGACCCAACGCGCCCCTCGCAGAGGTTCTGACCTGAGATATGACATGGATATTACCCTCAAACAGGCTGCATTCGGAGACAAGGTTAACATCGATGTTCCAAGGTCACATAATTGTGATACCTGTGGTGGGACAGGGGCCAAACCCGGTACAGAACCAGTCAACTGTTCTAACTGCGGTGGTAGTGGGCAGGTAACCCATGCCCGTCGTACTCCCCTTGGTAATTTTATGACAGCCACCACCTGTGACAAATGCCACGGTAAGGGACAGATAATTGAATCGCCCTGTGAAACCTGTAATGGTACCGGTAAAGTCAGAAAGACAAAGACCATTGAGGTAACGATTCCCAAAGGTGTGGAAACCGGTCTGCGTTTGAAAATGGCTGGAGAAGGAGAAGCCGGAAGTCCAGGTGCCCCTCCGGGAGATCTTTATATTGTACTTCATGTTAAGCCTCATGAACGCTTTGAAAGAATGGGTGACGATATCGTATGTGAAATTCCCATCTCATTTGCACAGGCTGCTCTGGGTGACAGCATACAGGTTCCCACTCTTTACGGGGATGTAAAGATGAATATAAAACCCGGCACCCAGACCCATTCAGTATTGCGTCTGAAAGGCAAGGGGATGCCCCATCTGCATGGGCATGGGCAGGGGGACCAGCTTGTAAAAGTTATCGTAAAGACCCCTACAAAGCTCAATGAGGAACAGAAAAAGCTCCTCAAGGAATTTGACAGTCTGGGTGGAGGATCCGCCGGTTCAGGTAAAGGTGGAGTTTTTGATAAATTCAAAAATGCTTTTGAATCCGTAATCTCCCCTGATGACTCGCCGGGCGATTCTCCTGCCTGA
- the cofG gene encoding 7,8-didemethyl-8-hydroxy-5-deazariboflavin synthase subunit CofG, whose product MPEYATFARNVFIPVTNICRNNCHYCTFRREPSHPDAHLMDEKEIGDILSHGKKAGCTEALFVFGEYAEEVPEYMEWLGQRGYSSTVDYVYKLCEMAIGKGLLPHTNAGILTYEEMEVLKPVNASMGLMLETTARLPAHELSPGKEPEIRLAMIEDAGKLHIPFTTGILVGIGETRKNRIDSLETIAELQFKYGHIQEVIIQNFMPKPGTRMERTRPPSKEEMLDTVQLARSILPADVEVQVAPNLIDPYLLIKAGAKDLGGISPTTIDWINPEAEWPDVEKLKTMARDIPLKERLPIYPQYIRSGWYSKQLDGLINSLANSEGYRK is encoded by the coding sequence ATGCCAGAGTATGCCACATTCGCACGTAATGTATTCATTCCTGTCACAAACATCTGCAGGAACAACTGCCATTACTGTACCTTCCGTCGTGAGCCATCCCATCCCGATGCACATTTGATGGATGAGAAGGAGATAGGTGATATTCTAAGCCATGGAAAAAAGGCGGGTTGTACTGAAGCCCTGTTCGTGTTCGGAGAGTATGCCGAGGAAGTGCCCGAATACATGGAGTGGCTGGGACAAAGAGGCTATTCTTCAACTGTGGATTATGTCTACAAATTGTGTGAAATGGCGATTGGAAAAGGACTGTTGCCCCATACAAATGCCGGAATACTGACCTATGAAGAGATGGAGGTCCTTAAACCTGTAAACGCAAGTATGGGCCTTATGCTCGAAACAACTGCACGATTACCTGCCCATGAACTATCGCCGGGTAAAGAACCCGAAATTCGCCTTGCCATGATAGAAGATGCAGGCAAATTACATATCCCATTCACAACAGGCATCCTTGTAGGTATCGGCGAAACCCGCAAAAATCGTATTGATTCCCTTGAAACCATTGCAGAGTTACAATTCAAATATGGCCATATCCAGGAAGTAATTATCCAGAATTTCATGCCCAAACCTGGCACCAGGATGGAAAGGACCAGGCCACCTTCAAAAGAAGAGATGCTCGATACCGTACAACTGGCAAGAAGCATCCTGCCTGCAGATGTAGAAGTGCAGGTAGCCCCAAACCTGATTGATCCTTACCTGCTGATAAAAGCCGGTGCCAAAGATTTGGGAGGAATATCTCCCACAACGATTGACTGGATAAATCCCGAAGCTGAATGGCCGGATGTTGAAAAATTGAAAACTATGGCAAGAGATATCCCATTAAAGGAAAGATTACCAATCTACCCGCAATACATAAGAAGTGGATGGTATAGTAAGCAACTTGATGGATTGATAAATTCCCTTGCAAATTCCGAAGGATATCGAAAATAA
- the cofH gene encoding 7,8-didemethyl-8-hydroxy-5-deazariboflavin synthase subunit CofH, whose amino-acid sequence MKTTIPDDIIQQTYEGKVTKKNALKLLEVPPLQLFSFADRLRKQAVGDDVTYVVNRNINFTDRCIGNCGFCAFKHQESYLLEKSDILEKTKDAVDLGATEVCIQGGLLEDANLEFYQNILSSIKANFPDINIHAYSPMEIFHLAKKNGLSIESTIERLKSSGLETMPGTAAEILSDRVREIICPGKLNTRQWENVITTAHRLGIATTATMMYGHVETKEERIDHILKIREIQQKTGGFTEFVLLPFMPYNNPIGKKMISEGKYATGGIEDLQFYALSRILLHTHIPNIQASWVKLGKKLAQVALTCGANDLGGTLMEEKISSSAGAKNGENMEVAEIEWLIKTAGRQPVQRNTLYEPVVTGQ is encoded by the coding sequence ATGAAAACCACGATACCTGATGATATTATACAGCAAACATATGAGGGAAAAGTCACAAAAAAAAATGCCCTCAAATTGCTGGAAGTTCCCCCTTTGCAACTATTTTCCTTTGCCGACAGATTACGCAAGCAAGCCGTCGGCGATGATGTGACATATGTTGTCAACAGAAATATCAATTTCACAGACCGATGCATAGGCAACTGTGGTTTCTGTGCTTTCAAGCATCAGGAAAGTTATCTTCTGGAAAAATCGGATATACTCGAAAAAACAAAAGATGCCGTTGATTTGGGAGCCACCGAAGTCTGTATCCAGGGCGGGTTACTTGAAGATGCAAACCTGGAATTTTACCAGAATATTCTCAGTTCCATCAAAGCCAATTTTCCCGATATAAATATTCACGCCTATTCCCCGATGGAAATTTTCCACCTTGCAAAGAAAAACGGGCTTTCTATCGAATCTACAATTGAAAGGCTCAAAAGCAGTGGCCTTGAAACTATGCCCGGTACCGCCGCAGAAATCCTTTCAGACAGGGTGCGGGAAATAATCTGTCCCGGAAAATTGAATACCCGCCAGTGGGAAAATGTAATCACTACAGCTCACAGGCTTGGAATTGCCACTACTGCGACCATGATGTACGGGCACGTGGAGACAAAGGAAGAAAGGATAGATCACATACTGAAAATAAGGGAGATCCAGCAAAAAACCGGCGGTTTTACCGAATTTGTTCTTTTGCCTTTCATGCCCTACAATAACCCTATCGGCAAAAAGATGATCAGTGAAGGCAAATATGCCACTGGAGGCATCGAAGATTTGCAATTCTATGCTCTTTCACGCATCCTGCTGCATACACACATACCCAATATCCAGGCCAGCTGGGTAAAATTGGGGAAAAAACTTGCCCAGGTAGCCCTCACCTGCGGGGCCAACGACCTCGGCGGCACATTGATGGAAGAGAAGATTTCCAGCTCTGCCGGTGCAAAAAACGGGGAAAACATGGAAGTTGCAGAGATCGAGTGGCTGATAAAAACGGCAGGACGCCAGCCTGTGCAAAGGAATACACTCTATGAACCTGTGGTGACAGGGCAATGA
- a CDS encoding 4Fe-4S binding protein, protein MSININRYKCGYCGACVGVCPSGALELVETWVEANDCCTSCGLCAKICPVGAIEVNR, encoded by the coding sequence ATGAGTATTAACATAAATAGGTACAAGTGCGGATACTGTGGTGCATGTGTGGGTGTATGCCCCAGCGGAGCCCTAGAGCTTGTAGAAACATGGGTGGAAGCTAATGATTGCTGCACAAGTTGTGGCCTCTGTGCTAAAATATGCCCCGTAGGGGCTATTGAGGTGAATAGATGA